One genomic region from Nocardioides plantarum encodes:
- a CDS encoding iron ABC transporter permease produces the protein MLGAASALLAVVVALVAVVSWHLTQGTTAVGAGDLLDVVLGRAPGSTVDVLVDSRLPRMLAGLVVGVALGVAGAVFQSLARNALASPDTLAVNAGAVAAVTTVAAFGISVPFVGNTFVAFGGALLAAGLVLLLAGGGSASTTRLILAGSALALALDAVGTAMLLLFDQETTGLFAWGRGTLSQTGLDGVESMGPIVAVTVLATLLLARRLDLLGLGDDAASSLGVPVLATRVLGTVLAVLLCACAVNLAGPIGFVGLAAPALVRLAARVVPSVSRHLVLLPMAGLVGAVLVLLTDAVVRAVLGAEQSLRVPTGVSTTMVGAVALVVLARQARDAGPTRRPASARPGALHGRLRFGVVVAVLVVLAATAAVVGLLAGYSWFLVGDVANWLQGDAVPKIRLGLDERAPRVVAALLAGAALALAGTTTQAVCRNPLAEPSILGVTGGAAAGAVIVVTTVGSPSSAQIALAAAVGAIVAMVLVYAVTWRGGLDPDRLVLVGIGVAAFGGALCALLLVYSDPFNTPALYTWLSGSTYGRSWGQVVPVAVALVVTVPLALLLHRELDLLALDDETPRLVGIRLERLRIVALAVAALLAATAVAAVGTVAFVGLVAPHAARALVAGRHLRVLPVAMLLGMVLLSVADTVGRVAIVPAELPAGLVVAVVGAPYFLWLLYRSRA, from the coding sequence GTGCTCGGGGCCGCGAGCGCACTGCTGGCCGTGGTCGTCGCGCTGGTCGCGGTCGTGTCCTGGCACCTGACCCAGGGGACGACGGCCGTCGGGGCCGGCGACCTGCTCGACGTGGTCCTCGGCCGCGCCCCGGGCAGCACGGTCGACGTGCTGGTCGACTCGCGGCTGCCGCGGATGCTGGCCGGCCTCGTCGTCGGCGTCGCCCTCGGGGTGGCCGGTGCGGTGTTCCAGTCGCTGGCCCGCAACGCGCTCGCCTCGCCCGACACGCTCGCGGTCAACGCGGGTGCGGTCGCGGCGGTGACCACCGTCGCCGCGTTCGGCATCTCGGTGCCGTTCGTCGGCAACACGTTCGTCGCCTTCGGCGGCGCGCTGCTCGCAGCCGGGCTGGTGCTGCTGCTCGCCGGCGGCGGGTCGGCCTCGACGACCCGGCTCATCCTGGCCGGCTCGGCGCTGGCGCTGGCCCTGGACGCCGTGGGCACCGCGATGCTGTTGCTCTTCGACCAGGAGACCACCGGGCTGTTCGCCTGGGGGCGCGGGACGCTGTCCCAGACCGGCCTCGACGGGGTCGAGTCGATGGGCCCGATCGTGGCGGTCACGGTCCTCGCCACGCTGCTCCTGGCCCGCCGTCTCGACCTGCTCGGCCTCGGTGACGACGCCGCCTCGAGTCTCGGCGTACCCGTCCTGGCGACGCGCGTCCTCGGCACCGTCCTGGCCGTGCTGCTGTGCGCGTGCGCGGTCAACCTGGCCGGTCCCATCGGGTTCGTCGGACTCGCCGCACCCGCACTGGTGCGACTCGCCGCCCGCGTCGTGCCCTCGGTCTCGCGCCACCTGGTGCTGCTGCCGATGGCCGGCCTGGTCGGCGCCGTCCTGGTCCTGCTGACCGATGCTGTCGTCCGTGCGGTGCTCGGCGCCGAGCAGTCGCTGCGCGTGCCGACCGGGGTCTCGACCACGATGGTCGGTGCCGTCGCGCTCGTCGTCCTGGCCCGGCAGGCGCGCGACGCCGGCCCGACCCGACGTCCCGCCTCGGCCCGGCCGGGGGCGCTGCACGGACGCCTGCGCTTCGGCGTCGTGGTCGCGGTGCTCGTCGTCCTGGCCGCGACCGCCGCCGTCGTCGGCCTGCTGGCGGGCTACTCCTGGTTCCTGGTCGGCGACGTCGCCAACTGGCTGCAGGGCGACGCCGTGCCCAAGATCCGGCTCGGCCTCGACGAGCGCGCCCCACGGGTGGTCGCCGCGCTGCTCGCCGGGGCAGCCCTCGCCCTGGCCGGTACGACGACCCAGGCGGTCTGCCGCAACCCGCTGGCCGAGCCCAGCATCCTCGGCGTCACCGGCGGAGCCGCTGCGGGCGCCGTCATCGTGGTCACCACGGTCGGCTCGCCGAGCAGTGCACAGATCGCCCTGGCCGCCGCGGTCGGCGCGATCGTCGCGATGGTCCTCGTCTACGCCGTGACCTGGCGCGGCGGTCTCGACCCCGACCGCCTCGTGCTCGTCGGGATCGGGGTGGCCGCCTTCGGCGGAGCCCTGTGCGCGCTGCTGCTCGTCTACAGCGACCCCTTCAACACCCCCGCGCTCTACACCTGGCTGTCCGGGTCGACGTACGGGCGCAGCTGGGGCCAGGTCGTCCCGGTGGCGGTCGCGCTCGTGGTCACCGTGCCGCTGGCGCTCCTGCTGCACCGCGAGCTCGACCTGCTCGCCCTCGACGACGAGACCCCGCGCCTGGTGGGGATCCGGCTCGAGCGGCTGCGGATCGTCGCGCTGGCCGTGGCCGCGCTGCTCGCGGCGACGGCCGTGGCCGCCGTCGGCACCGTGGCGTTCGTCGGGCTGGTCGCGCCGCACGCAGCGCGCGCCCTGGTCGCCGGCCGGCACCTGCGGGTGCTGCCGGTCGCGATGCTGCTCGGCATGGTCCTGCTCAGCGTCGCCGACACCGTCGGTCGCGTGGCGATCGTGCCGGCCGAGCTGCCGGCCGGGCTCGTCGTCGCGGTCGTCGGGGCGCCGTACTTCCTGTGGTTGCTCTACCGCTCGCGCGCCTGA
- a CDS encoding ABC transporter substrate-binding protein, with the protein MRRTVIAVGAATLLALSACGTTEDSSSEREAEKTSEAAANGGPITLTDADGRTVELPGPAQDVVVTEWQQVEDVLTLGVTPVGAADPAGYNTWDTAVPLEDGDDLDVGMRGSINKQAVLDKDPDLIIVEQGGDVDLLKDTDIPILVTAGADAKDPIGQMKKTFELIAQALGKQDEAAAVLEEFDTSLAEAKDAVAQAEPESKRFVYADAYVTGSTLAIRPFGQGSYMGELGEELGLENAWTGKVDPAYGLGQTDVEGLTAIKDAELFYTGTESTEWLKALDSNRLWTRSDFVTDDRVTAFPTGIWTFGGPRSGEQILDAYVDALT; encoded by the coding sequence ATGAGACGAACCGTCATCGCCGTCGGCGCCGCCACCCTGCTCGCCCTGTCGGCCTGCGGCACCACCGAGGACAGCAGCTCCGAGCGCGAGGCCGAGAAGACCTCGGAGGCCGCGGCCAACGGTGGCCCGATCACGCTGACCGACGCCGACGGTCGCACGGTCGAGCTGCCCGGTCCGGCCCAGGACGTCGTGGTCACCGAGTGGCAGCAGGTCGAGGACGTGCTGACCCTGGGCGTCACCCCGGTCGGCGCTGCCGACCCCGCCGGCTACAACACCTGGGACACCGCCGTACCGCTCGAGGACGGCGACGACCTCGACGTCGGGATGCGCGGGTCGATCAACAAGCAGGCCGTGCTCGACAAGGACCCCGACCTGATCATCGTCGAGCAGGGCGGCGACGTCGACCTGCTGAAGGACACCGACATCCCGATCCTGGTCACCGCCGGCGCCGACGCCAAGGACCCGATCGGGCAGATGAAGAAGACCTTCGAGCTGATCGCCCAGGCGCTGGGCAAGCAGGACGAGGCCGCCGCGGTGCTCGAGGAGTTCGACACCTCCCTGGCCGAGGCCAAGGACGCCGTCGCGCAGGCCGAGCCCGAGAGCAAGCGGTTCGTCTACGCCGACGCCTACGTCACCGGCTCGACGCTGGCGATCCGCCCGTTCGGGCAGGGCTCCTACATGGGCGAGCTCGGCGAGGAGCTGGGGCTCGAGAACGCCTGGACCGGCAAGGTCGACCCGGCCTACGGCCTGGGCCAGACCGACGTCGAGGGCCTCACCGCGATCAAGGACGCCGAGCTGTTCTACACCGGCACCGAGTCGACCGAGTGGCTCAAGGCCCTGGACTCCAACCGCCTGTGGACCCGCTCGGACTTCGTCACCGACGACCGCGTGACCGCGTTCCCGACGGGCATCTGGACCTTCGGCGGCCCCCGCTCGGGCGAGCAGATCCTCGACGCGTACGTCGACGCCCTCACCTGA
- a CDS encoding ABC transporter ATP-binding protein, translating to MSVDLPALSGAELTLGYRDTTVVHGASVELRAGHVTALVGPNGSGKSTLLRALARLHKAEAGRIVLDDGTSALDLDARAFSRRVTMLGQSRPHPSGLTVRDVVTFGRHPYRRRFGGLADTDREAIDRALDVTGTAPMQGRAVDELSGGELQRVWLATCLAQQTGVLLLDEPTNHLDLRYQVEILDLVRDLADDHDVAVGIVLHDLNHAAGVADTVVLLHQGRVRATGTPVEVLAGELLTDVYGLTIETFVDPDTGAVRTDPRGRHHHTQRSTQRSTHRSTTRPTTRNP from the coding sequence GTGTCCGTCGACCTGCCCGCGTTGTCCGGAGCCGAGCTGACCCTCGGCTACCGCGACACCACCGTCGTCCACGGCGCGTCCGTCGAGCTGCGGGCGGGCCACGTCACTGCGCTGGTGGGCCCCAACGGGAGCGGCAAGTCGACGCTGCTGCGCGCGCTCGCCCGGCTGCACAAGGCCGAGGCCGGCCGGATCGTGCTCGACGACGGTACGTCGGCCCTCGACCTGGACGCGCGGGCGTTCTCGCGGCGCGTGACGATGCTGGGCCAGTCGCGCCCGCACCCGTCGGGCCTGACGGTGCGCGACGTCGTCACGTTCGGCCGGCACCCCTACCGCCGCCGGTTCGGGGGACTGGCCGACACCGACCGGGAAGCCATCGACCGCGCCCTCGACGTCACCGGTACGGCGCCGATGCAGGGCCGCGCCGTCGACGAGCTGTCGGGCGGGGAGCTGCAACGGGTCTGGCTGGCGACCTGCCTGGCCCAGCAGACCGGCGTGCTCCTGCTCGACGAGCCGACCAACCACCTCGACCTGCGCTACCAGGTGGAGATCCTCGACCTGGTCCGTGACCTCGCCGACGATCACGACGTCGCCGTCGGGATCGTCCTGCACGACCTCAACCATGCCGCCGGCGTGGCCGACACGGTCGTCCTGCTGCACCAGGGCCGGGTGCGCGCGACCGGGACGCCGGTCGAGGTGCTCGCCGGCGAGCTGCTCACCGACGTCTACGGCCTGACCATCGAGACCTTCGTCGACCCCGACACCGGGGCCGTCCGCACCGACCCGCGCGGTCGGCACCACCACACCCAGCGATCCACCCAGCGATCCACCCACCGATCCACCACCCGCCCCACCACAAGGAACCCCTGA
- a CDS encoding winged helix-turn-helix transcriptional regulator has protein sequence MSVRHTEVTAEAADLEPCGQPDHPDCGIRDVLDRVGDTWSVLVVVELAQGPRRFRELQRAIDGISQRMLTLTVRRLERDGLVLRTVYPTVPAQVDYRLTETGASLTHLVKQLADWSLDHRAAIARARRAYDDDHPDHEIR, from the coding sequence GTGTCAGTCAGGCACACGGAGGTAACCGCCGAGGCCGCCGACCTCGAGCCGTGCGGTCAGCCGGACCATCCCGACTGCGGGATCCGCGACGTCCTGGACCGGGTCGGCGACACGTGGTCGGTGCTCGTCGTCGTCGAGCTCGCTCAGGGGCCTCGGCGATTCCGCGAGCTGCAGCGCGCGATCGACGGCATCTCGCAGCGCATGCTGACCTTGACCGTGCGCCGGCTCGAACGCGACGGACTGGTCCTGCGCACGGTCTACCCGACCGTCCCGGCCCAGGTCGACTACCGACTCACCGAGACCGGCGCGAGCCTGACGCACCTGGTCAAGCAGCTCGCCGACTGGTCGCTCGACCACCGGGCCGCGATCGCCCGGGCGCGCCGCGCCTACGACGACGACCACCCCGACCACGAGATCCGCTGA
- a CDS encoding NAD(P)H-binding protein — MIMVTGANGQLASLTLRALAAAEVPATGSSREPGDGQRRLDFDDPGSLDLRGTSTLVLVSAGYAEDDRVVARHRAVLDAAVRDRVGHVVYTSLTTAGDHLGFALAHRSTEQMLRASGLSWTVLRNGLYAELFGALLTWTGDAVESAFGDGLLAAVARPDLAAAAALVASDPAAHDGRTYDLVGEPIAAADVADRLGVAHRTVALGEYRARLLADETLLPFQPPMLLSIASAVRHGFLGGTTTDLAGLLGRPPADPLTVAADTAASMRP; from the coding sequence ATGATCATGGTGACCGGGGCCAACGGACAGCTCGCCTCCCTGACACTCCGTGCGCTGGCTGCAGCCGAGGTGCCCGCGACGGGCAGCAGTCGCGAGCCCGGCGACGGGCAGCGGCGCCTGGACTTCGACGACCCCGGCAGCCTCGACCTCAGGGGCACCTCGACCCTGGTCCTCGTCTCGGCGGGGTACGCCGAGGACGATCGGGTCGTCGCCCGCCACCGGGCCGTCCTGGACGCCGCGGTCCGCGACCGTGTCGGCCACGTGGTCTACACGAGCCTGACCACGGCCGGCGACCACCTCGGCTTCGCACTCGCCCACCGGTCCACCGAGCAGATGCTCAGGGCCAGCGGCCTCTCGTGGACGGTGCTGCGCAACGGGCTGTACGCCGAGCTCTTCGGTGCGCTGCTGACCTGGACCGGGGACGCGGTGGAGTCCGCGTTCGGCGACGGCCTCCTCGCGGCGGTGGCGCGCCCGGACCTGGCCGCCGCTGCCGCCCTCGTGGCCAGCGACCCCGCGGCGCACGACGGCAGGACGTACGACCTCGTCGGGGAGCCGATCGCTGCCGCCGACGTGGCCGACCGGCTGGGCGTCGCGCACCGCACCGTGGCGCTGGGCGAGTACCGCGCCCGGCTCCTCGCCGACGAGACCCTGCTGCCGTTCCAGCCGCCGATGCTGCTGTCGATCGCGTCCGCCGTCCGACACGGCTTCCTGGGCGGCACCACCACCGACCTCGCAGGCCTGCTCGGGCGACCACCCGCCGACCCGCTCACCGTCGCGGCGGACACCGCCGCGTCGATGCGCCCCTGA
- a CDS encoding HNH endonuclease signature motif containing protein codes for MAQHTETPGSGHPIEAFLCTVLDELKGLADVPTWSMDEKTTTRVVGLAARVAAGVAELEARSIRQAEVLDLPGAAQCRNVARWVQQTTGVTRRTARAKTRLAAGLSDLEPTRTATARGDIHAEQAQAIANHVALLDDEKVPAHDKARAETFLLAEAVGGHDADALATMGHAIWERLDPEGADEREAKALEAQEERARRRTRLTMGDDGDGLTHGRFSIPTAAADAFRKQLHALAAPKHVRAEHGAGSYDWTKPSAERLGQAFTEWIETYDPAQLPKIGGLTATVIAIGDYDLLQGKMKAAQLETGTKISPTEYLRLACGAGIIPAWMNASGEVLALGRKHRFHTPAQRLAAIVEQRHCQHHSGCDVPGYLCHAHHDIPWAAGGGTDLRTTSLLCPHHHARAHQPGHDPTRT; via the coding sequence ATGGCCCAGCACACCGAGACCCCTGGATCGGGACACCCGATCGAGGCGTTCCTGTGCACGGTGTTGGACGAGCTGAAGGGTCTGGCCGACGTCCCGACCTGGTCGATGGACGAGAAGACCACCACCAGGGTCGTGGGTCTCGCTGCCCGGGTCGCAGCAGGTGTCGCCGAGCTCGAAGCCAGGTCGATCAGACAGGCCGAGGTCCTGGACCTCCCCGGTGCCGCGCAGTGCCGCAACGTCGCCCGGTGGGTGCAACAGACCACCGGTGTCACCCGCCGCACCGCGAGGGCCAAGACCAGGCTCGCCGCAGGACTGTCCGATCTCGAACCCACCAGGACCGCGACCGCCCGCGGCGACATCCACGCCGAGCAGGCCCAAGCCATCGCCAACCATGTCGCTCTGCTGGACGACGAGAAGGTTCCCGCCCACGACAAGGCCCGCGCCGAGACCTTCCTGCTCGCTGAGGCTGTCGGTGGCCATGACGCCGATGCCCTGGCGACGATGGGGCACGCGATCTGGGAACGCCTGGACCCCGAAGGCGCCGACGAACGCGAAGCCAAAGCGTTGGAAGCCCAGGAAGAACGCGCCCGCAGACGCACCCGACTCACCATGGGCGACGACGGTGACGGACTGACCCACGGCCGGTTCTCCATCCCCACCGCCGCGGCTGATGCGTTCCGCAAACAGCTCCACGCCCTGGCCGCCCCCAAGCACGTCCGCGCCGAACACGGGGCGGGGTCCTACGACTGGACCAAGCCGTCGGCCGAACGCCTCGGCCAGGCGTTCACCGAGTGGATCGAGACCTACGACCCCGCCCAGCTCCCCAAGATCGGCGGCCTGACCGCCACCGTGATCGCCATCGGCGACTACGACCTCCTCCAGGGCAAGATGAAGGCCGCCCAGCTGGAGACCGGCACCAAGATCAGCCCCACCGAATACCTCCGCCTGGCCTGCGGCGCCGGGATCATCCCCGCCTGGATGAACGCATCCGGGGAAGTCCTCGCCCTGGGCCGCAAGCACAGGTTCCACACCCCCGCCCAACGCCTCGCCGCGATCGTCGAGCAACGCCACTGCCAACACCACAGTGGCTGCGACGTCCCCGGCTACCTGTGCCACGCCCACCACGACATCCCCTGGGCAGCAGGCGGAGGCACCGACCTACGCACCACCAGCCTGCTGTGCCCCCACCACCACGCACGCGCCCACCAACCCGGCCACGACCCCACCCGCACCTGA
- a CDS encoding DMT family transporter yields MAWLVLVVSGVLEAVWAVALGRSEGFSRLVPSVVFGVGLVLSMGGLAYAMRTLPVGTAYAVWVGIGATLAVAFGMATGDESVTAVKVLLMVGLVGCVVGLKLAH; encoded by the coding sequence ATGGCGTGGCTGGTTCTCGTGGTCTCCGGTGTTCTCGAAGCGGTGTGGGCCGTCGCGCTCGGCAGGTCCGAGGGCTTCAGTCGCCTGGTGCCGTCCGTGGTGTTCGGTGTCGGCCTCGTTCTCAGCATGGGCGGTCTCGCCTACGCCATGCGGACCCTCCCGGTCGGCACCGCCTACGCCGTGTGGGTCGGAATCGGCGCGACTCTCGCGGTGGCGTTCGGAATGGCGACGGGCGACGAGTCGGTGACCGCGGTCAAGGTGCTCCTCATGGTCGGGCTCGTCGGCTGCGTCGTAGGGCTCAAGCTCGCTCACTGA
- a CDS encoding GNAT family N-acetyltransferase — protein MGDTSTPRTTVRITTCDTDETLAAASGLFEQYRHHYGEPPDADGRALGWLTEMVRSSMLTVYTASVGPGSDAAPVGLATAHATPASLAIGRFWQLRDLYVLPELRGRGAASALVTAVRDAALVAGATRLSLVTEPDNHAALGLYRGLGFRPIEGLTSLSLDLTPGHHHRAEPD, from the coding sequence ATGGGCGACACCTCGACCCCCCGGACCACGGTGCGGATCACCACGTGCGACACCGACGAGACACTCGCAGCGGCCAGCGGCCTGTTCGAGCAGTACCGACACCACTACGGCGAGCCGCCGGATGCCGACGGGCGCGCTCTCGGTTGGCTCACCGAGATGGTCCGGTCGAGCATGCTCACGGTCTACACGGCGTCGGTAGGCCCGGGATCGGACGCAGCCCCCGTCGGCCTGGCGACCGCCCACGCGACCCCCGCGTCGCTGGCGATAGGCCGGTTCTGGCAGCTGCGCGACCTCTACGTGCTGCCCGAGCTCCGTGGCCGGGGAGCGGCGTCCGCTCTGGTCACCGCCGTCCGGGACGCGGCCCTCGTCGCAGGCGCGACCCGACTGTCCCTCGTGACGGAGCCGGACAACCACGCGGCGCTCGGGCTCTACCGAGGACTCGGGTTCAGGCCGATCGAAGGCCTGACGTCGCTCAGCCTCGACCTCACTCCCGGCCACCACCACCGCGCGGAACCCGACTGA
- a CDS encoding VanZ family protein, producing the protein MVVPLAAGVVVAGVWHLRRRGLLTVPRAAVALAMAVYVAGVVANTVFPIYTDKPASSPRWSDFVSVTPLAGYEVVDAVTNVVVFVPVGLLVSLAVPRWSRARALAAAVAVSLSIEVTQYVTAHLLGGGHVADVNDLIFNVVGAAVGLLLLVVVAHVPLGARGLERFRWA; encoded by the coding sequence GTGGTCGTCCCCCTGGCCGCAGGCGTCGTGGTGGCCGGGGTGTGGCACCTGCGTCGCCGCGGTCTGCTCACGGTGCCTCGAGCCGCGGTGGCCCTCGCGATGGCGGTCTACGTCGCGGGGGTCGTCGCCAACACGGTGTTCCCGATCTACACGGACAAGCCGGCCAGCAGCCCCCGCTGGAGCGACTTCGTCTCCGTCACGCCGTTGGCCGGCTACGAGGTCGTCGATGCGGTGACGAACGTCGTCGTCTTCGTGCCGGTCGGGCTGCTCGTGTCGCTGGCCGTGCCGAGGTGGTCACGGGCCCGCGCGCTGGCGGCGGCGGTCGCGGTCAGCCTGTCCATCGAGGTGACCCAGTACGTCACCGCGCACCTCCTCGGCGGAGGTCACGTCGCCGACGTCAACGACCTGATCTTCAACGTGGTCGGTGCCGCGGTGGGGCTCCTCCTGCTCGTCGTGGTGGCCCATGTCCCACTCGGGGCCCGGGGTCTCGAGAGGTTCCGCTGGGCGTAG
- a CDS encoding MFS transporter — MTATTPTTPTTSGQPATTHTYPSLRAAWIPMAALCLAFFVEMVDNTLLSIALPTIGRDLGGGTTSLQWVTGAYSLTFGGLLLTAGSIADRFGRRRVLLVGLAVFGTLSLAVVAVSSPGELIGLRAALGVAAAAMAPITNSLVFRLFDDKALRMRAMTVMIVVGMSGFVLGPLLGGTALAHVSWEWLLVVNAPIALVAFVGVRLGVPADRPEDLTPDRLDLPGALLSITTIGLACWSLTSGVEHGWLSAVTLASIIGAVAAGLAFVRHERRTDAPMLDLGLFANGTVRGAAIAQVGTSIAMASVMFGLILHFQYAYGWSPVRAGLANLPIIVTMIAATPVSEWLASRFGHRIACLVGAACLAGSMAGLSWGVEHGYAAIAVAMVVMTIGLRTVMTICAVALIDAMPANRTSIGAALNDTAQEVGTSVGTAVVGTLIAVLVTTQLPAGTWSSDLVASFFRGERITYAVLAVVVGLVAAGGALTLTNSRNTDEAH, encoded by the coding sequence ATGACTGCCACGACACCCACCACACCCACCACGTCCGGCCAGCCAGCCACGACGCACACCTATCCGTCCCTGCGCGCCGCGTGGATCCCGATGGCCGCGCTGTGCTTGGCCTTCTTCGTCGAGATGGTCGACAACACGCTGCTGTCGATCGCGCTGCCGACCATCGGACGCGACCTCGGTGGCGGTACGACGTCGCTGCAGTGGGTCACCGGCGCCTACTCGCTGACCTTCGGGGGCCTGCTGCTGACCGCGGGGTCGATCGCCGACCGGTTCGGACGCCGGCGCGTGCTGCTGGTCGGCCTCGCCGTGTTCGGCACGCTGAGCCTGGCCGTCGTCGCCGTCTCGAGCCCCGGGGAGCTGATCGGGCTGCGCGCCGCCCTCGGTGTCGCGGCCGCGGCGATGGCGCCGATCACCAACTCGCTGGTCTTCCGGCTCTTCGACGACAAGGCGCTGCGGATGCGCGCCATGACGGTGATGATCGTCGTCGGCATGTCCGGGTTCGTCCTGGGCCCCCTGCTCGGCGGTACGGCGCTCGCCCACGTCAGCTGGGAGTGGCTGCTCGTCGTCAACGCCCCGATCGCGCTCGTCGCGTTCGTCGGGGTCCGCCTCGGCGTACCGGCCGACCGTCCCGAGGACCTCACCCCGGACCGGCTCGACCTGCCCGGCGCCCTGCTCAGCATCACCACGATCGGCCTGGCCTGCTGGTCGCTGACCAGTGGCGTCGAGCACGGCTGGCTCTCCGCGGTCACCCTCGCCTCGATCATCGGCGCGGTCGCCGCGGGCCTCGCGTTCGTGCGGCACGAGCGGCGTACGGACGCCCCGATGCTCGACCTCGGCCTCTTCGCCAACGGCACCGTCCGAGGGGCCGCCATCGCGCAGGTCGGCACGTCGATCGCGATGGCCAGTGTGATGTTCGGGCTGATCCTGCACTTCCAGTACGCCTACGGCTGGAGCCCCGTGCGGGCCGGCCTGGCCAACCTCCCGATCATCGTCACGATGATCGCCGCCACGCCGGTGTCGGAGTGGCTCGCCTCGCGCTTCGGCCACCGGATCGCCTGCCTGGTGGGCGCGGCCTGCCTGGCCGGCTCGATGGCCGGCCTGTCGTGGGGCGTCGAGCACGGGTACGCCGCCATCGCGGTCGCCATGGTCGTGATGACGATCGGTCTGCGCACCGTGATGACGATCTGCGCCGTCGCCCTCATCGACGCCATGCCGGCCAACCGGACGTCGATCGGCGCGGCGCTCAACGACACCGCCCAGGAGGTCGGCACCAGCGTCGGCACCGCGGTCGTCGGCACCCTGATCGCCGTCCTGGTGACCACGCAGCTCCCTGCCGGCACGTGGAGCAGCGACCTGGTCGCATCCTTCTTCCGCGGCGAGCGGATCACGTACGCCGTGCTCGCGGTCGTCGTCGGGCTCGTGGCCGCCGGGGGTGCGCTCACGCTGACCAACTCGCGCAACACCGACGAGGCGCACTGA
- a CDS encoding VOC family protein, protein MAHITRFDHVGITVADLDTVTAFFVGLGLEVEGRQYVEGDFLDTVIGIPGSRTEIVMLTSPEGGAKIELSSFVRPGHQPGSPTAAATELGLRNVCFEVDDLPTVLDGLAADGYGLVGGLGEYEDVWRMAYVRGPEGLIVSLAERIG, encoded by the coding sequence ATGGCACACATCACGCGGTTCGACCACGTCGGGATCACGGTCGCGGACCTCGACACGGTGACGGCGTTCTTCGTCGGGCTGGGACTCGAGGTCGAGGGACGTCAGTACGTCGAGGGCGACTTCCTCGACACCGTCATCGGCATCCCCGGCTCGCGGACCGAGATCGTGATGCTGACCTCGCCCGAGGGCGGAGCCAAGATCGAGCTGTCGAGCTTCGTCCGCCCCGGCCACCAGCCGGGCTCGCCCACCGCGGCGGCGACCGAGCTCGGGCTGCGCAACGTGTGCTTCGAGGTCGACGACCTGCCGACCGTCCTCGACGGGCTGGCGGCGGACGGGTACGGCCTGGTCGGTGGGCTCGGAGAGTACGAGGACGTGTGGCGGATGGCCTACGTCCGCGGGCCCGAGGGTCTCATCGTGTCGCTGGCGGAGCGGATCGGCTGA
- the arr gene encoding NAD(+)--rifampin ADP-ribosyltransferase yields the protein MSDDDVPVTFESHDHVAGPFFHGTKAALAPGDELVPGFGSNFQEGRVLHHVYFTSVLETAVWGAELATALGGIEGRGRIYVVEPAGPFEDDPNVTDKKFPGNPTRSYRSREPLRVVGEVEDWEGHPSEVLQTMLDNLERLRAEGRDVIFD from the coding sequence ATGAGCGATGACGACGTCCCGGTGACCTTCGAGAGCCACGACCACGTGGCGGGGCCGTTCTTCCACGGCACCAAGGCCGCCCTTGCTCCGGGCGACGAGCTGGTGCCCGGCTTCGGCTCCAACTTCCAGGAGGGGCGGGTGCTGCACCACGTCTACTTCACCTCGGTCCTCGAGACCGCGGTCTGGGGTGCCGAGCTGGCGACCGCCCTGGGCGGCATCGAGGGACGTGGGCGCATCTACGTCGTGGAGCCGGCCGGCCCCTTCGAGGACGACCCCAACGTGACCGACAAGAAGTTCCCCGGCAACCCCACCCGGTCCTACCGGAGCCGCGAGCCGCTGCGCGTGGTCGGCGAGGTCGAGGACTGGGAGGGACACCCGTCCGAGGTGCTCCAGACGATGCTGGACAACCTGGAGCGCCTGCGGGCCGAGGGGCGTGACGTCATCTTCGACTGA